The following are encoded in a window of Carya illinoinensis cultivar Pawnee chromosome 15, C.illinoinensisPawnee_v1, whole genome shotgun sequence genomic DNA:
- the LOC122297462 gene encoding allene oxide synthase 1, chloroplastic-like translates to MASTTSLSLTSLHPNFQSFRRCSSSKPSSRRVFFSPISVSVSEKPSVPVSPVTLPPPEPTKLPIRKIPGNYGVPFFGAIKDRVDYFYDQGREEFFKSRVQKYGSTVFRANMPPGPFIAPDSRVVVLLDGKSFPVLFDVTKVEKKDLFTGTYMPSTELTGGYRILSYLDPSEPSHEKLKRLMFFLLKYRREHVIPEFHSSYAELFEGLEQEIATNGKAAFGDRSDQAAFNFLARALYGTNPAESKIGTDGPNLITKWILFQLSPLFTLGLPKQVEELLLHTFPLPPFLVKSDYQKLCDFFYESSGPVLDEAERLGISRDEACHNLVFATCFNSFGGMKIFFPNVVKLIGRAGVKLHTQLAKEIRSVVKANGGKVTMAAMEQMQLMKSVVYESLRIEPPVPLQYGRAKRDLIIESHDAAFKVKEGEMIFGFQPFATKDPKIFDRPEEFVPDRFVGEGERLLKHVLWSNGPENETPTVGNKQCAGKDFVVLVSRLLVVELFRRYDSFEIEIGTSALGSSVNLTSLKRASF, encoded by the coding sequence ATGGCTTCCACTACCTCTCTATCTTTAACTTCTCTCCATCCTAACTTTCAGTCATTTAGGAGATGTTCATCTTCGAAGCCCTCCTCTCGTCGAGTTTTTTTCAGTCCGATCTCTGTGTCAGTGTCTGAGAAGCCATCGGTGCCGGTTTCTCCGGTGACACTGCCTCCACCTGAGCCTACCAAGCTCCCCATCCGTAAAATTCCCGGAAATTATGGCGTCCCTTTCTTTGGGGCGATAAAAGATCGTGTTGATTATTTTTATGACCAAGGTCGTGAGGAGTTCTTCAAGTCGCGCGTCCAGAAGTACGGGTCGACGGTGTTCAGAGCCAACATGCCACCCGGTCCTTTTATTGCTCCGGACTCGCGAGTCGTCGTTTTACTCGACGGTAAGAGCTTTCCAGTGCTGTTCGACGTCACCAAGGTTGAAAAGAAAGACCTTTTCACCGGAACATACATGCCCTCCACCGAACTCACCGGTGGTTACCGAATTCTCTCTTATCTTGACCCGTCCGAGCCGAGTCACGAGAAGCTCAAGCGCCTCATGTTCTTCCTCCTCAAGTACCGTCGCGAGCATGTCATACCCGAGTTCCATTCCAGCTACGCTGAGCTCTTCGAGGGACTCGAGCAGGAGATCGCCACCAACGGGAAAGCCGCTTTCGGAGATCGCAGCGATCAAGCCGCTTTTAACTTCTTGGCACGTGCACTGTATGGCACGAACCCCGCCGAGTCCAAGATAGGGACCGACGGGCCGAACCTGATCACGAAGTGGATCCTGTTCCAGCTCAGCCCTCTATTCACACTTGGCCTCCCAAAGCAAGTCGAGGAACTCCTCCTCCACACCTTCCCTCTCCCTCCATTTCTGGTCAAATCCGACTACCAGAAGCTCTGCGACTTCTTCTACGAGTCCTCCGGGCCCGTACTCGACGAGGCCGAAAGATTGGGCATTTCCAGAGACGAAGCTTGCCACAACTTGGTATTTGCCACTTGCTTTAACTCCTTCGGAGGCATGAAGATCTTTTTCCCCAACGTGGTGAAGTTGATCGGCCGAGCTGGGGTCAAACTCCACACCCAGTTGGCCAAGGAGATCAGATCAGTCGTTAAAGCCAATGGAGGAAAAGTCACGATGGCCGCCATGGAACAGATGCAGCTGATGAAGTCCGTCGTGTACGAATCGCTTCGGATCGAACCTCCAGTACCGCTACAATACGGAAGAGCAAAGCGTGACCTCATCATCGAGAGCCACGACGCTGCTTTCAAAGTCAAGGAAGGAGAAATGATCTTCGGGTTCCAGCCATTCGCCACCAAGGACCCGAAAATATTCGACAGACCCGAAGAGTTCGTACCGGACCGATTTGTCGGAGAGGGTGAGAGATTGCTCAAGCACGTTTTATGGTCAAACGGGCCGGAGAACGAGACTCCGACGGTAGGAAACAAGCAGTGTGCCGGAAAGGACTTCGTGGTTCTGGTATCTCGGCTTCTCGTGGTGGAGCTGTTTCGCCGATACGATTCGTTCGAGATCGAAATCGGTACGTCGGCGTTGGGGTCCTCCGTCAACCTAACTTCTCTCAAAAGAGCGAGCTTTTGA